The following is a genomic window from Eubalaena glacialis isolate mEubGla1 chromosome 18, mEubGla1.1.hap2.+ XY, whole genome shotgun sequence.
TGTTTACTGATGGGCAGGTCAGCCAGAGGGTTTGGAGTGGGGGGCAGAAACTAGAGTCCCAGGCCTCCTTTGCATGTTCTCACAGGCTGGTGGAGAACTGAATAGGTGGTTCCTGCATCATGTCAGGCCTAGTTGGGGAAGCAGATATTCCCCAGGGCCTTGCCTGGTGCCCCtacctcccacctctgcccctgcAGCTATAACAGTGAAAACTTCATCTACCTGGCGGACTTCCCCAAAGAGCTGTCCATCAAGTACCTGGTCAACTCGTTCTATGGGGACACGGCTATTGTCACAGAGACTGAGGAGGTGGGctgccctgcccctctccccacttcctttcTGCCCACCCCCAAATCCCAAGGGTTTCCCTTCTTCCCCTGTCAGGGTGAAGGGGCCCAGGAGAGGGAAcgtcctcagggacccaggggaagggcaACGAAAGCTCCATTTATAGCTGAGAACCCTCAAACTCAGAAAGGATAAGTACCTTTCCAAAGTCACTCAGCAGAGTGAAAAACCTGGGCTCAGAGTCATGATGTGATTTCCAGAGGGGGTCTTCTTTCATTCCATCGTGCAGTTCAGTTCATAAATATTGAGGACTTACCGTATGCCTGATCCAGTGCTGGAGACACAGTGGCCAATGAATCAGTCCTGGGCCCTGCCCTCACAGGGTCCCAGTCCAGTTGGGAAGACGGACTCATTCCCAGACTGTGACGGTTCAGAGTAGCCAGGGCTGCAATGTGGAAAACAGCACCTATGGAAGTTCAGACCCGgtctgggggtgtgtgtgtcagcgagggcttcacagaggaggccaCGTGGAGGGGGGACAtgctggaggctggaggggaTCCTCCAGGTTGAAGCTAAGGAGGAGGTGAGATCTAGAGCAAAATGTGTTGGGGGATGAGACGGTGGGCAATAGTGcagagatgggaaactgaggccaaggggATGGTGAGACCATGGAGGATGCAAAGAGTGAGAAGGAAAAACGAGGGCTCATTCCTCAGATCCCAGGCCTCCAGGGGGTGTATATATTAGGAATGGTTACATTGCAAGTAATAGAAACTCAAGCAGActaaaacactgaagaaatttaTCATGGCGAGTGAGGGCTGTAAGCAGAGGTGTTTGGGTCTGGGAAGTAGAGAAATGGCTTACCCGATCCCAGCTGGAGGTGAGCTCCCAAGCTTCACCCCTCAGGGAATGGGGCCCTCACGCTCGGCAGAGCGAGAGGTGGGGGTCGCAGGGCCCAtggccctcacacacacacacccggctGTCTCACCCCCAGATCTGGTACCTCCTGGAGGGTAGCTACCAGGTGTACAAGCTGTTCCCGTCCAAGGGCTGGGAGGTGCATGTCAGCCTACAGATGATGCAGCAGTCCTCTCTCTACGCCCCCAATGAGACCATGGTCACCCTCTTCTACGAAGACAACAAACTGTACCAGGTGCTAAGCCGGGGGCTATGGGGGAGACATGGGGGAGACATGGGGAAGCTGCAGGGTGGCTGACAGCCGCTCATGTGGCCCTGCCTTCTCGCTGCAGCTGGTGTACCTTATAGACAACCAGCAGGGCAGGCTCGTCAAGAGACTTGTGCCTGTGGAGCAGCTTCTGATGTACCAGCAGATCAGCAACGACTACCTCTTGGAACGGCAAGGGTGAGAAGATACTGGACCACAGCAGCAGTCAGAGCCTTAGGCGCTGCCTGTGGGAAGCTCCCattcggggggtgggggtggggtggagaccAAGCCATCCCCAGTGACAACTGCTGGGCTCAAAGGAGGGGTCTGACCCAGCCTGGGGACAGGGTGCATCAGGGAGGGCTTCAAGGAGGAAGAGGTGCATGAGCTCTGACCTGAAGGGTGAGGAAGAATTGACCAGGTAATAGCATGGAGCAGGGTGTTCCAGACAGGGGGAACCACATGTGCCAAGGCCCCCGGGAGGAAAGGAGATTGGCTGATCAAAGAACCGAGAGAGAGTGCGGTGCTGCTAGAGTGCAGTGGTGGCGGGGTGGACAAGGTGAGCCTGGTGGTCACAGGGAGGAACTTGGACTTCATCTTGAGGGGCCTGGGGAACCACGATGGGACTAAGGGGAGGGGCTCCATGGTCAGATTTTACTGTGTTCAGCAGTGATTCTTCTGCTCACCTGCAGAGGAGCCCAGGGaggcagcagggggaggggggaggggggaggacacTTCGGAGGTTGAGTacggtggagggggtgggggcgaGTCTAGGATGAGGTCCAGGACTCTGGCCTGTGCGGCCGAGGGCCGACCACGTGAACGTGTGCAGGGGCACCAGGGGCTGAGGCtgaggaggaagggcagggatGGATTAGCCTTGGGTAGTGTGCAGCGCAGGGGTGGTAAGGGGGCCTGCGGAGGCTCCTGGTGCGCGCACGGAAGAGTCAGCCGCCATCCTCCACTACCGCCGCTCAGGAGCCACCTGACGCTCTCCTTCACCAACTTCTGCCCCTTCACGGTGATGCGTCTGCGGGACCTGCCCAACCCGCAGATCTACACGCGCCAGGAGCGCTACCGGGCGCAGCCGCCGCGTGTCTTGGAGCCCTGGGGCTTCCACAGCGAAAACTCGCTCGCTGTCTATCAGGGCCTCGTCTACTACCTGCTTTGGCTGCACTCGAAGTATGACAAGGTGGGCGCCTGGCGGCGGCCGGGGCCATCCGGGCCGGGTCTTGTGTGAGGCGGGACCGCAGAGGCGTAGAAGGCAAGGCCTGCGTGGCCGGGAGAACCGCCGCGGAGGGCGGAGCAGAGCAGAGCCGCCTCGGTGCGTCCGAGGCTAAGGCGGGCTGGAGAGGGGGTCGAGCACGGCTCAGGGGAGATGGCTTTGGGGGTGTGGCGGTCGGGCTGAAAGCGGGGCTTGGGGCCGCTTTTAGGGTCAGGGGCTGGGACTGAGGCTAGGAAGGGCTCGGAGGATACTGCCTGCCTGGGCACGCCCCTTGGCCCCCCTCAAGGTGCCGGCGGTCCCTGCAGCCATATGCGGACCCGGTGCACGACCCCACCTGGCGCTGGTGGAAGAACAAGAAGCAGGACCAGGTGCGTGGAGAGGGTGGCGAATCGGTGGGAGGGCCGAGCCCGGATCCCCCCTCACCGTCCCCCTGTCCGGGCACTGTCTTTGCCCCGCATCCCGTCCCCCAGGATTACTACTTCTACCTGGCCAGCAACTGGCGGAGCGCGGGCAGTGTGCACGTTGACATGGCCAGCTACGAAAAGATCTACGACCTTAAGGCTGAGAACGAGCTGCCCGAGCgcatcttcctggacaagggcaCCAGCTACCGCTTCTCGGTCTTCCTGACCGCCCGGGAGCCGGAGCCCGTGCACGGTCTGTGGGCGGGGCCGGGTGGAGCCTGAGGGGCGGGGCTTCTGTTGGCTGCGGCGCCCTGACCCCTCCCTCTGCTCCAAGCAGGCGCCTCCTTCCAGGTGCAGAGCCAGGTGGGCCTGGCTGTGGTGCTGGCCGACCCGGGCTGCATCGAGGCTGTGGTGAAGGAGAAGGTCCTTGTTAATCGCAACTCGGTGCTTTTCTGGGTGAGACCAGGTGGAGGGGAGGAGCTGAGGTGACGGCGGAGCTACTGAGGCAGTGGACCTGTTAGAAGCCCGCGGTTATTTGAACTGTCCCTGGGTCCGCCCGCTGGCCTGCTGACCCCTTCatttctgcccccacccccaggttaCGCTCAGTGATAAAAGGTTTTGCTTTGATCAGGGCATTAGTGGACATCACCTCATGAAAACCTCCATGCTTGTCAAGGTGCGGTCCAAGCCTGGAGGGGAGGGATGCGGATGAGGGAAAAGCCTGGGCCCGTGGGGTCCACCAGTCATCATCTGCTCCTACTCACAGGTGGTGGGCTCGTCCGGGCACTGCTTCCAGAACACGCACCAGGGGCCCCGCATGCAAGTATTGGACTTGGGGTACTGGGCCCTGTGCTGGGAGGGAAGGGGTCGGGTCCAGTCTCAACAGGGCGGAACCCGAGGTCTCCTTCTGGGAATCCCTTGAATGCCTtcctaatttcttctttctcattcatttttgtcATTCACCCACCCAGCCACCCACTCCCTCCTTTAATCCATTCGTGTTTTCAGAAAGGGCTGCTTCGTGTAGATTGCACACAAGCTTGTATGTTCCTTCTGATACTTTTCTGCAGGGGGAAGTAAAGTATCTGCCACACAGGGCTTCTTTTTCCAATGGGCACAAAGGCGGCACATGGGCCAGCTTGACCCTTCCTTCATACCTCGCTCTTCCTTTGCCTGCTCACATGTGCCTTGTTCAAGCCTTTGGGTCCTTGGTTCTTCACTTGCTTGCACATGCAGTATCCCCTTTGCACAGAAGCAAACACTGAGGCGCAGAGAGATGCAGACATCTGCTCAGAGTAACCCTGGGAGCTAATAAGTGGTAGAGGAAGCCTTGTTCTCACCCACTTCCCTGCCCAGTCTCCAGGAGACAGACCCTGGTGCTTCTTCCTCCTGGGTTGGTATGACCCAGGGCAGTTAAAAAAAGGGGCTTGTAACAGCTCCCAACTCCTTGGATTACATGGAATATTCGGGGTCAAATGCAAGGAAGAGTGACTGACCTCAGCCCAATAGCAATTTCCTTCTATCCTTAGTGATACGCATTATTTTCGTCTTTATCTTAACCCCAGAAAGTCAAAGTTAACATCTCCATTTCTGACCTAGCACATACCTTCTGGGAATCTGATATGCAAAAAAAACAGCAAGAttggagacaacctaaatgtccattaatagggGACTGGTTAAATGGTGatacatccatgcaatggaaaaCTAGGCAACTATTTAAAAAGGGCGGGGCAGAGGGGccagaattccctggcggtccagtgtttaggactcggtgctttcactgccacggcccgggttcaatccctggtcagggaactacgatcctgcaagccgcaccgCACCACCCCCCAAGAAAAGGGGGGCGGGGAGACAAATATTTCCACATACTGATGTGGAATAGTCTCCAAAgtgtattttattcttaaaagagaaaagcagggaATGGAACAGCATATATAAAACGTTAGCACAAAAGAGGTTAATTGAGAACATATAttcatgtttgcttttatttgcaTGAAGAAACTCTGGGGAATTGGGCCAGAAAGTACTCATAATGGTTCCCTACACGTGGAATAGGGAAGAGGCAGGACAGTTGGAGGATGGGAATGGAAGTGAAATTttcactatatatatgtgtgtgtgtgtgtgtgtgtatccctgTATATATctactttatctatctatctatctaaccatGATACCCACCTAaagattaagttttttttttcacacacacacactgtattttatttttacaagagataaatagactgacaccaagcattgtacatggatgaccacaacaaaagcaacaatgattgcaattaccaaacatgaaacacactcatactatgtcataatattgacattcagtccagtaatcctccactgtaacagctcctttactttgcagtgaaaattgatttgtatattctttgcctctgagtccttgtgggatttttttttaaattcaaacagacaAGGGAACAGAGGTGCTGAAGTTGGGATGTAATCTgacttctctttctctgtatcCTCAGGCTGGGGCCTTTTGGGTTTCTTGtccctctctttcccctcccccacattacCAGTTCAAGAGGTATATGTATTTGGAAGGCTTGGAGGCTCTCTCTGGCTCCTCATCCTGCAAAAAAATAGGAACTGGAACTAATTTGATAAATAGTGAGTTCTCAATCTGTAAATATGttggatgaaggaaggaagaaataaatttacACATAATACATGCTCGAGGCTTGGGGCATCTCTCAACAGGCCAGCTCCGAGACAGCCCACAGAGGAGAATGAGGCTGAGACTGGGATCCAGAGGACAGACCAGGAACAGATTTCACTCCCTGCGCCCTAaagcttattcattcattcaaccaatatttattgagtacctattacaTCCTATTACATGCCAGCATTGTTTTTTTAGGTGCTGGaattacagcagtgaacaaaacagaattcCTGACCTTATGAAGCTGATGTTCTAGTGGGGGTGGGAGTGTATTCGTTTcctaggctgccataacaaattgccacaaactgggaaatttattctctcccagttatggcggtcagaagtccaaaattggGATTGATTCCCTCTGCaggttctgagggagaatctgttctgtgctctctcctagcttctggtggtcgTTGACAGTCcctgacattccttggcttgtagatgcatcactccaatctctgtctccatcttcacaaGGCCTCCTCcctatgtgtctgtgtccaaatttccctcttcttataaggacacggGTCATTGGActagggtccaccctaatccagtgtgatgtcatcttaacttgattacatctgtaaagaccctattccAAATTAGGTCACATGGGCAGGTACCAGGGAATTAGGGCTTCCCGGGTCCTAATATCTTTTTGAGACACACAATTCAACCCAGAACGGAGAGTCAGATAAcaagcaagagaaataaaagatattgtATGTTAAGAGGCAATGAGTGCTAGGAGAAAAAGTAGCGAGCAAGGGGCCTGGGGTAGGTTAGCATTTTCCATAGGATGGTTCAGGGAAGACCTGGCCGAGGAGgaaacatttgagcaaagacttgaagtcGGGGAGGAAGTGAGCATGCAGTTATGTGCCGGAAAGCATGTCAGCGAGAGGGGACAGATGGCAGAGGCCTGGAGGCAGGAGTATGCTTCATGTGTTAGACTAAAGGAACAGCGAGgagcaggcatggctggatcagGGCCAGCAAGGAGGACTGTGGAGAGAGATGAGGTCAAAGTGGTGATGGGCAGGTCACATGGGAGGCATCTGAGCAGAGGAGAACTCAGGTGTTCACAGAGTCCCTCCGGCTGCATGTGGGGAgagcctggggggaggggcgggagcaGGGAGGAAATGCGCCAGCCAGGGTGGAGCAGAGGAGTTGGGGGTTGGGGAAGAGAATAGCTCTATTTTGAAGTTTAGAGACAACAGGATTTCTGGATGGACTGCATGTGggggtgagagaaagagaggtttcCAGGATGAGGCCAAGGCTTTTTAGCCTGAACATGCAGGGATGAGGTGCCATAAACAGAGGTGGCCTGTGGATAGATTGAATCTGAGACACCCATTAGACCTCCCAGTGATTCAGTGGCTGATAGGTGTAAAGTCTTTGGCTCAGGCGAGCATGGGAATTGCTTAATCTGTGGCCATGACCCCTCTCCGCAGTAGCCATCAAGCCCAGGCCACAGTCTCCAGATGTCCATGTCCTTTTGACAATTGGGTGAAATCCTTGGGCCCTACCCACGGAATGGGCCAGGAAGGAGTCTTTCATTCCCAATGACAATGTCATGGGGGTTCCCAGATCCCTAACCCCCATCCTGGGCTCTACTTCCCTCATATACCCCATGCTTCCCCCAGGTCTACTGTCTGAGAATTTAGGCTCAACCTcagccctttattttattttattttttaaaaattaatttttctgccATGctgcgaggcttgcgggatcttagttccccgaccagggagtgaacctgggtcatggcagtgaaagcccggagtcccagccactgaactgccagggaattccctcaacctTGAAAGTCCTGCTTCATAGGTGTAGGTGTTAGTGGTTTTGTATGTCTTATTCTGGAGGCAGTTGGAAGCAACCTGTctcagtttgaatcccagctctaccacttaccagctgtgtggctttggataATTAATAagtgacttgacctctctgtgcttcacttttgccatctctaaaatggagatattaatgGTCTATATCATACaaggttgttctgaggattaaataaatttgaatatGTAAAGCACTGAGACCATTCCTCAGTGCCTTGTGCATAGTAAGAGCTACTTAAGTGTTTGCAGTTATTATTGTTTCAACGATCATCATAATAATCACCTTGCCCTCTGGTGAGGGTGAGCCTGGCAGGTAGGGGTGGTGTGTGTGGGAGGAGGGGTGtcttccctgccccacccctagaGCCAGGCTTTTCTCCTCCCATTCAGGGCAACCTGGTGGTGCCAGTGCTTATCGGCTGCCCCCCAGGCAAGCGCCTTGCCTTTGACATCACCTACACGCTGGAGTACAACCGCCTGCAGAACAAACGCTACTTTGACTGCGTGCACGTCGACCCCGAGATGCCCTGTTTCCTCTTCCGCGACGGTGCGTGTCCAGCCCCTCCTCTCAATGTTCAGTGTCCTCTGCCCCCACTACTTTGCCCTCCCTGGCCTTTCCTCCCTGCCCGCTCACGGCCCCAGCACCCTCTGCTCTTGCCCTTGGACCACTCgtctctccttcttcccctctcCATCCTCCACTTCCGAGCTAATTTCTCCTCCCCGCCTCAACTCCTCCGACCCCACAGTCTTCTACCCGTTCTTCTTGATCCAAGATTTGGTGACGGGAGATTCTGGCAGTTTTCAGGGCAGGTAAAGTCGTGGCCGAGGCAGCGGCTGACGGGAGTGAGGTGGGGagtcgggggagggggaggaagcgggggaggaagtgggggtggaggtggtagAGGTGATGCAGGACTCCGGACAGTCCATGCGCACCTCTGCTCCCGGCAGCTACGTGCTGAAGGTGGTGGGCGGCGGGCCCACCCTGGACACCATCAAGGAATACAGCGAGGAGGATATCTACCGCTTCAACAGCCCTCTGGACAAGTAATCCCTGTGGGACCGGGCCCATAATCGGCCTTTCTTCCCCTGCAGGCCCCTCCATCTTCCCAGCCGCAGACCAACCCTGGGCTGCAAACCCCGCCCATCTTGGTGTCTCAGGCCCCGCCCACAGCCCAGGCTCCTAGCTTCCCACCTACTCGGCCCCGCCCACGGCAGGAGGCTCCGCTCACCCGATCCCCCCCCCACTGCCCCCGCTCCCTTTGGGGCCTCTGCCCGCTGAGGCCCCGGCCCCACTGAGGTTACCCCTTCCTGCACAGGACTGACAGCCTCATCTGGACCACAAGAAACACAACGACCACCGAGGACTCAGCCTTCAACATTCTGTCCCACAACAGTTTAGGCATTGAGTGAGTGCCGGGCCGACTGCACGCCCCCTTCTCCCCCACAGTCTGTCGGGCCTGTCCATCCCTTCTGCCTCTGGGAGACCTCCTGGTCCTCAAGCTACACTGACTGCCTTTGCGGTCCTCAAATGAGACTGATCTCTACACAAGCTGGACCCTCTGTCTGCAGGACTGGTCCCTCTTAATCTTTCTTCAGGCCTTAGTTCAGATGCCACTTCATCCAGGAGGACTTTTCTGACTGTTCTAGATGGGACAGTTTTGCTCTCGTGTTCTCCTGTACGTTCCCCATTCTCACCCTGACCCCTCTGCCTGTgcttcctccttcccagcccttACCCCTCTGAGCTGCCACTGTCTCCTGTGGGGTCTGTCTCCCTAATAGTCCAGGTCCAGAATAGACAAcatagtatttgttgaatgagacaATGAACAAGTTAATTCATCCATGGTAGGCATTTATTGACATTTGAATGGAggtattaatgaatgaataaaacagtGAAGGAATAAGTTAGTACagggggaattctctggtggtccagtggttaggactcagtgcttccactgctgggggggcctgggttcaatccctggtcggggaactaagatcccgcaagctgcgaggcaccgccaaaaaaaaaaaaaaaaaaaagcatataggGCCTCAATAGCTGGCCCTATAATAatgataggaataataataatgaaaggaagaaaatgatgccATGACCAAATGAaggaagtgaatgaatgaacaaagtagCCAACTTGCACCTATTCAGTATTCAACCTGTGTTTACTGAATATATGAATGAAGATGTGACTTTGTACCTAGTAGCTGCTCCAGATTcatttgtgggatgaaggaataAAGGTAGCAAACAATAAATGAGGAGGCGGCACATAATAGGTATACAATCCATAATCTAGATGAATGCACAGTAACAGAGGAATTGACAGCTGGAGATGTAAAGACATGAggaaatgaatgagtaaacaaacaGCCTGTCACCTGGTAGGGGCTCAGTCAGCCTTATTGGCTAAAGTGGGTGAAGGAGTGAATCAGGGAGAAAGGTAGGAGATTGCACCTAGTTAGTGCTCACCCAGAGTCTGTGGGGTAGAGGGGAAGGTCAAGGATTGGCACGTGCTAGGCATGATTTGTACTACAAGTGCCTGAACTTGGGCCCCCAGGTGGCTCTGTCTGGAGAACTCCCCATGCCATGACACCATTCCGCACAGCATCTTTGCCTCCGAGTTCTTCTTCAAGGTGTTGGTGAGCAATAGGTGAGCCAGACACATGGCCCAGGTGGGGTCGGGGGCTTCCTGTGGGGTGACCACCTCCTCCCCCAATCCTGAACCGCATCCACCAACAGAGGTGTGGACAAGAGCACATACTGCGACTACCAGCTCACCTTCCTGCTGCACATCCATGGGCTCCCACTCAGTGCCAGGCGGGCCTTCCTCATCCTCATGGTGAGTGGCTCCCCTGGAGCTGCCCTGCTGGGTGGATGGGGGCCCCCAGGCTGCCCACCCATGCCTGTTGTGTGGTGCCTGCAGGTGTCAGCCAGCCTGTTTGTTGGTCTGGTGATCCTCTACATCATCTCCTGCCTCCTGTCGCCCTACGTGGTGAAGGTCTGCAACGTCCTCTGCTGGAAGATCAACAACATCATTGCCTGGGAATCTTACACCTACAGTACCGCCTCCGACACCAGGGCCTTCAGCAACACCTCTGGGACCAAATCTGGGGAGAGCTCTGGGGGCATCTCCAGAGTTTTCTCCAAGGTGGCAGAGGAGAACAAGACTGACACTAAGGAAACCTTGAGGAAGAAGTCAATATCCTGAGCCTCTTACCTGCCCCAACTGCCACCCACCCTCATCCCTCGTTTCCTGGGCCATTTTGAACACGCAACCTGTCGCTCGCTCATCCCAGGCCTTTCTCCCTGTTTCGCTTGAATTTTCACTTCGCATTTCAGCACCAGCTGTGGAACCTTGTAAGGACTCATGTTCAATTAGTTTGTACCACTCAGCCacataagttattaaaatatcaaaatcctTCTGTGCCAAGCTGGTAAATAGTGGCTTCCCTGTGTGCCTGCCTACTCAGCCCCTCCCCAGAGTGCCCCTGACCTCCCTACAGTCCAGCAGGGTCCTCCATGACCCAGGCCCGTTGCTATGACCTGCAGTCTGTTCTGATTGTTCAGTGCCCAGGTTTGATactagttgttaaatattttgaatggcAACATGTATCTAGTGTCTATCTTAAGGAGGGGGCTCTGGAGAGGttagaatttttgttttggttgcaaGTAGCAAAAATTTCACTCAGTGGTCCATATGGAAATGGTAATTTATGGACTTTGTTAATATAGGCTTCAGGTACAGTTTGATCCAGAAGTCCTCAATGTCCATAGGATTCTGGCTCCATTTCTCTATACCTTTCCCTGCTCTGCCCTTCTCTGAGGGTGGTCTCTGACCTCAGGCCAGCCCACTTCACCGTCTGAGGCTGCACATCCCCATGTCTTACTGTGCAGAGAAAAAAGGGGCTGAAGTCCAACATTCCCAGGCAAAAGTCCTGTCAGTCACTCTGATTGGGTGGGGTTGGGTCATAAGCTCACTACTTTACCACTCACTCTGCCAGACAGATGGGACCTTGATTGGGTTAAGCCCTTCAGAGCCCACCCCTGGAGCTGAGGGTTGTCAATCCCTCCCTAATCTCTTGCTTATGTGCGGGAAAGGGCAGCTCTTGTAAGGAACATGTGTGTCAAGAAGGGGAAAAGGACAGACCGAAAGGCGAAAAGCAAATGTGCCTTTGTACTCCACTCCCTGTCCACCCAATAGGCTCaactccagcccctccccagaggtcttAGGTGAAGGGACTATGCAGGTCCTCTGATCACCCCCTCCACTCCTTCACTGTAGAAGCAGAGGCCCAGGGGACACACCCTCTGAGGGGACACCAGGGCAGACAGTTGGACCAGCTTGTCTGTGATGAGGCAGCATAGCTCCAGAGCAGACAAGGCCACTGAGGTCACATTATAGAGCTTAGGAATTATCAGAAGAGCATTCAAGCTGAGAAGCTGAAGGACATGGTCAGATGTAGAAAGATGCTCTGGCTGCCCTGTGGAGGATGGCTCAGGACTCGAGGCAGTAGGCCAGGGACCTGGGCAGGAGGGGATGGTGCTGGACCAAAGCCTGGtgtgggaaggagaagaagggacAGGTGGGAGGGATGCTTAGGAGGCCTAGTGAACAGGCTGTGAAGCTGACAGGCCATGGAAGGAGTGGGAGCAAGGGGGGGCATTTAGGAAAAAGCCCAGGCCTCTGCCCTGGGGACTGGGGGACAAAGAGGCTGTCCCTGAGATGAGGACTGGGGAGAAGGAACAGGTTTGGGGGAGACACTAAGGCCATTTGGGGTCATGGTTGGTGTGGGAGGTCTGACAGACTTCTAGAGGAGCCTGTCCAGGAGGCTGTGGGAACCCCAGGTCTGGGGCCCAGGAGGGAGGTCAGCGATGGCCAAGCAATACGCACAACAGTCAGTGGTACAGATACGTCTATCAACAAAATTCATTGCATTGATGCGATTAAGGAGAATGTGATGACATAACATCCTGTTTTGACCtaagtccattcaggctgctgtaacggaagaccatagactgggtggcttacaaacaacagaaatttctcagagttctggaggctgggaagtccaagatcaaggcgctgGCAGATTCGAtgtctggtgagaacctgcttcctggttcatagatgaccatctttttactgtgtcctcacatgatagAAGGGATGAGGAAGGTCactgaggtctcttttataaggacattaatcTCAAATATGAGGGTTCTGCCCTCACAGACTAATCGCCTCCTGATACCATTACACTGGgagttaggtttcaacataggaGTTTGTGGGGAACAC
Proteins encoded in this region:
- the CATSPERG gene encoding cation channel sperm-associated auxiliary subunit gamma isoform X6; the encoded protein is MSPAGPEWPRLRVLQALWALLVVLLAPWRLWAIKNTQECTWQVVLNNFETVGKKDASDRFVDQEPLYTVDKVFSLLVDAPIDPDETYLGFPYYLKINYSCKGESSEALVRKGHLTGLKPVVLVTFQSPVNFHRWKIEQLQIQMEAAPFRSRERCNAEEVCLMSWYTPMPIKNGSVVMRVDVSSNGLGPFIPNKRFQVNINGFLERQRDTTLQFTVGNELFNLIPRYFVNVPSRPLWYTVDQTPVFILGGIPEEKAILLTDTNFKDFFLVELSIDSCWVGSFYCPQTSFTATIFDAIATESTLFIRQNQLVYYFTGTYTTLHESNRGSERWVRVLANECIKKLCPVHFHSNGSEYVMALTTGKHEGYVHFGTITDGRVSFELLPRQRSVCNGILVVNCSITWAVFIAGDYNLLLLVEIEDPSTRKYFQVVSYDLVSDYLVVLYTIPEFIPDARGLEFLMILGTESYTNFPMVPKGMSYNPYNNLLFIWGNFLLQGYNSENFIYLADFPKELSIKYLVNSFYGDTAIVTETEEIWYLLEGSYQVYKLFPSKGWEVHVSLQMMQQSSLYAPNETMVTLFYEDNKLYQLVYLIDNQQGRLVKRLVPVEQLLMYQQISNDYLLERQGSHLTLSFTNFCPFTVMRLRDLPNPQIYTRQERYRAQPPRVLEPWGFHSENSLAVYQGLVYYLLWLHSKYDKPYADPVHDPTWRWWKNKKQDQDYYFYLASNWRSAGSVHVDMASYEKIYDLKAENELPERIFLDKGTSYRFSVFLTAREPEPVHGASFQVQSQVGLAVVLADPGCIEAVVKEKVLVNRNSVLFWVTLSDKRFCFDQGISGHHLMKTSMLVKVVGSSGHCFQNTHQGPRMQGNLVVPVLIGCPPGKRLAFDITYTLEYNRLQNKRYFDCVHVDPEMPCFLFRDGACPAPPLNVQCPLPPLLCPPWPFLPARSRPQHPLLLPLDHSSLLLPLSILHFRANFSSPPQLLRPHSLLPVLLDPRFGDGRFWQFSGQD
- the CATSPERG gene encoding cation channel sperm-associated auxiliary subunit gamma isoform X5, translated to MSPAGPEWPRLRVLQALWALLVVLLAPWRLWAIKNTQECTWQVVLNNFETVGKKDASDRFVDQEPLYTVDKVFSLLVDAPIDPDEVRGLVSGKRERSWTCTPLGSGHLPTLSLQTYLGFPYYLKINYSCKGELFNLIPRYFVNVPSRPLWYTVDQTPVFILGGIPEEKAILLTDTNFKDFFLVELSIDSCWVGSFYCPQTSFTATIFDAIATESTLFIRQNQLVYYFTGTYTTLHESNRGSERWVRVLANECIKKLCPVHFHSNGSEYVMALTTGKHEGYVHFGTITVVNCSITWAVFIAGDYNLLLLVEIEDPSTRKYFQVVSYDLVSDYLVVLYTIPEFIPDARGLEFLMILGTESYTNFPMVPKGMSYNPYNNLLFIWGNFLLQGYNSENFIYLADFPKELSIKYLVNSFYGDTAIVTETEEIWYLLEGSYQVYKLFPSKGWEVHVSLQMMQQSSLYAPNETMVTLFYEDNKLYQLVYLIDNQQGRLVKRLVPVEQLLMYQQISNDYLLERQGSHLTLSFTNFCPFTVMRLRDLPNPQIYTRQERYRAQPPRVLEPWGFHSENSLAVYQGLVYYLLWLHSKYDKPYADPVHDPTWRWWKNKKQDQDYYFYLASNWRSAGSVHVDMASYEKIYDLKAENELPERIFLDKGTSYRFSVFLTAREPEPVHGASFQVQSQVGLAVVLADPGCIEAVVKEKVLVNRNSVLFWVTLSDKRFCFDQGISGHHLMKTSMLVKVVGSSGHCFQNTHQGPRMATWWCQCLSAAPQASALPLTSPTRWSTTACRTNATLTACTSTPRCPVSSSATVRVQPLLSMFSVLCPHYFALPGLSSLPAHGPSTLCSCPWTTRLSFFPSPSSTSELISPPRLNSSDPTVFYPFFLIQDLVTGDSGSFQGSYVLKVVGGGPTLDTIKEYSEEDIYRFNSPLDKTDSLIWTTRNTTTTEDSAFNILSHNSLGIEWLCLENSPCHDTIPHSIFASEFFFKVLVSNRGVDKSTYCDYQLTFLLHIHGLPLSARRAFLILMVSASLFVGLVILYIISCLLSPYVVKVCNVLCWKINNIIAWESYTYSTASDTRAFSNTSGTKSGESSGGISRVFSKVAEENKTDTKETLRKKSIS